The genomic interval TTCAATTCCCTGATGGACTATAATGAAAAGGCATCTACATTCTTGTAGGTGTCTTTTTTTGTTACAATTAAGGTGTATCGAATTAAGAACAGAATTGTGAATCAAAGATCGGAGTAAGGGATGCTATTTTTAACAACGGATTTAGATGGAACTTTTTTGCATGATGATCATGATTTTGATCGCCCACGTTTTGAAAAGCTATTAGCCGAATGGCGTGCACAAGGTAATCGCTTTGTTGTGGCAACGGGCCGTGAATATAAGTGGGTAGCCTCAGTGTTTGCCGATTACCTAAATGATATTGATATTATTTCAAGTAACGGAACGGTCATTACGCTAGCTGGCCAAGAAGCTGATATGGCTTCAATTAAGCCAGAAAGTTTAGATGCCCTACAAAAGATTATTGCGGACATGCCAGTGAAGCCAAGTGGCTCAGTACGTGCTTATACAGAAAACAAAGTTCATTTGTTGAAGACTGATGTCTATGGACAAATGGAAGAAAAAGATGTGGCCTTTATGGCCCCTTTGTATGACGGTATCGTCGACATTGATAATCTACTAGATATTGATAAGCCGGTATCTACAGTAACTGGTGTTTGGGCTGATCGTGACAGTAGTGAAGCTGTCTCTGATGTCGTGAATAATGCCAACATTGGCATCCATGCTACAACATCTGGTTATGGTGCTGTCGACTTTTTGCCAAGTGGGGTTAATAAAGCAGCGGCGATTAAAAAGTTGTTGTCGCATTATGGCACAACAGAACAAGCTGTCTATGCCTTTGGGGATGGGATGAATGATTTAGAGATGTTGCAACTAGCTGGACATGCTTATGTGATGGCGAATGGGGATGATAAGCTACGTGTCTATGGCTTTGAAGAATTACCTAACACACATATGGAAGATGGCGTCTTAGTAAAGTGGGAAACCTTGGTATAGCAATCAAATCCTA from Weissella ceti carries:
- a CDS encoding HAD-IIB family hydrolase; this encodes MLFLTTDLDGTFLHDDHDFDRPRFEKLLAEWRAQGNRFVVATGREYKWVASVFADYLNDIDIISSNGTVITLAGQEADMASIKPESLDALQKIIADMPVKPSGSVRAYTENKVHLLKTDVYGQMEEKDVAFMAPLYDGIVDIDNLLDIDKPVSTVTGVWADRDSSEAVSDVVNNANIGIHATTSGYGAVDFLPSGVNKAAAIKKLLSHYGTTEQAVYAFGDGMNDLEMLQLAGHAYVMANGDDKLRVYGFEELPNTHMEDGVLVKWETLV